From Halorubrum salinarum, the proteins below share one genomic window:
- a CDS encoding DUF444 family protein gives MGLTEDRERFREVGETRREDLAEFIGHGDLGGSDADRIRIPIKVVDLPSFEYDQRSAGGVGQGGDGQPQPGQPVDPEPGDGDEEGDPGEEGGDHEYYEMDPEEFARELDEALGLDLEPKGKRVVEEVEGDFTDTARSGPRGTLDVDEFFKRGLKRHLATDFDGDYVREGLFVDGADVDDVFAWARGEGIPVSRAWIADAAATLAEERGEPVAALDRWESFDALDDAIDREPVSQRIRREGLDSVPFRREDERFRHPEVIEKRERNVVVINVRDASGSMRETKRELVERVFTPMDWYLTGKYDAAEFRYVVHDAEAWEVDREEFFGIQSGGGTRISSAYDLVEELLEEYPYSEWNRYVFAAGDSENAGSDTTDNVIPAMESIDANLQAYVETQPGDGAANARHADEVEAAFADADDVAVARVSEPDDVTDAIYEILSTESSGDDGAVRGGTAARGRTDGGDRR, from the coding sequence GTGGGACTGACCGAGGACCGCGAGCGGTTCCGCGAGGTCGGCGAGACGCGCCGGGAGGACCTCGCGGAGTTCATCGGCCACGGCGACCTCGGCGGCTCCGACGCCGACCGGATCCGGATCCCGATCAAGGTGGTCGACCTCCCGTCGTTCGAGTACGACCAGCGCTCCGCCGGCGGGGTCGGCCAGGGCGGCGACGGTCAGCCGCAGCCGGGCCAGCCGGTCGACCCCGAGCCGGGCGACGGCGACGAGGAGGGCGACCCGGGCGAGGAGGGCGGCGACCACGAGTACTACGAGATGGACCCCGAGGAGTTCGCCCGCGAGCTCGACGAGGCGCTCGGGCTCGACCTCGAACCGAAGGGGAAGCGGGTGGTCGAGGAGGTGGAGGGGGACTTCACCGACACCGCGCGCTCGGGGCCGCGCGGCACCCTCGACGTCGACGAGTTCTTCAAGCGCGGGCTGAAGCGGCACCTCGCGACCGACTTCGACGGCGACTACGTCCGCGAGGGGCTGTTCGTCGACGGCGCCGACGTGGACGACGTGTTCGCCTGGGCGCGCGGCGAGGGGATCCCCGTCTCCCGGGCGTGGATCGCCGACGCGGCCGCGACGCTCGCCGAGGAGCGTGGCGAGCCGGTCGCGGCGCTCGACCGCTGGGAGAGCTTCGACGCGCTCGACGACGCGATCGACCGCGAGCCGGTCAGCCAGCGGATCCGGCGCGAGGGGCTCGACAGCGTCCCGTTCCGCCGGGAGGACGAGCGCTTCCGCCACCCGGAGGTGATCGAGAAGCGCGAGCGCAACGTCGTCGTGATCAACGTCCGCGACGCGTCCGGCTCGATGCGCGAGACGAAACGCGAGCTCGTCGAGCGGGTGTTCACCCCGATGGACTGGTACCTGACCGGGAAGTACGACGCCGCGGAGTTCCGGTACGTCGTCCACGACGCGGAGGCGTGGGAGGTCGACCGCGAGGAGTTCTTCGGGATCCAGTCCGGGGGCGGCACCCGCATCTCCAGCGCGTACGACCTCGTCGAGGAGCTCCTCGAAGAGTACCCGTACAGCGAGTGGAACCGGTACGTGTTCGCCGCTGGCGACTCGGAGAACGCCGGCAGCGACACGACGGACAACGTGATCCCGGCGATGGAGTCGATCGACGCCAACCTCCAGGCGTACGTCGAGACCCAGCCCGGCGACGGCGCCGCGAACGCCCGCCACGCCGACGAGGTCGAGGCCGCGTTCGCCGACGCCGACGACGTGGCCGTCGCGCGCGTCTCGGAGCCGGACGACGTGACGGACGCCATCTACGAGATCCTCAGCACCGAGTCGTCGGGCGACGACGGGGCGGTCCGCGGCGGGACCGCCGCCCGCGGGCGGACCGACGGAGGTGATCGGCGATGA
- a CDS encoding ferredoxin: MYVEFDRDTCVGMYQCVAEWDAFEKNLNDGKADLEGSEEEEDDLFVVEVPDGEEFDAKFAARVCPVDAIEVYDDDGEQVV, translated from the coding sequence ATGTACGTCGAGTTCGACCGCGACACCTGCGTCGGGATGTACCAGTGCGTCGCCGAGTGGGACGCCTTCGAAAAGAACCTGAACGACGGGAAGGCCGACTTAGAAGGGAGCGAGGAGGAGGAAGACGACCTGTTCGTCGTCGAGGTGCCCGACGGCGAGGAGTTTGACGCGAAGTTCGCGGCGCGCGTCTGCCCGGTCGACGCAATCGAAGTGTACGACGACGACGGCGAACAGGTGGTGTAG
- a CDS encoding VOC family protein, which translates to MSDENPAAVTSELPDAPFHTSGTDHITVWGSNEEDTLAFYRDLLGMPLVLRQPNLDDPSQTHLFFDTGDGRILTVFVSDERASARGQRVSTGAVHHLCFSVEPDEYEDIMAALEEAGKGYNVFDRGIFHSIYTQDNNGLVIELSADKYEIPADRKGEVLATAQRLREEDGADFAQDRHMEGALEELGLPVNKHDLPDADAGVGV; encoded by the coding sequence ATGAGCGACGAGAACCCGGCGGCGGTCACGTCGGAGCTCCCGGACGCACCGTTCCACACCAGCGGTACCGACCACATCACGGTCTGGGGCAGCAACGAGGAGGACACCCTCGCCTTCTACCGCGACCTGCTCGGGATGCCGCTCGTGTTGCGGCAGCCGAACCTCGACGACCCCTCGCAGACGCACCTCTTCTTCGACACCGGCGACGGGCGGATCCTCACGGTGTTCGTGAGCGACGAGCGCGCGTCCGCGCGCGGCCAGCGCGTCAGCACGGGCGCCGTCCACCACCTGTGTTTCAGCGTCGAACCCGACGAGTACGAGGATATCATGGCGGCGCTCGAGGAGGCCGGCAAGGGGTACAACGTGTTCGACCGCGGCATCTTCCACTCGATTTACACGCAGGACAACAACGGGCTCGTCATCGAGCTGTCGGCCGACAAGTACGAGATCCCGGCCGACCGGAAGGGCGAGGTGCTGGCGACCGCGCAGCGCCTCCGCGAGGAGGACGGCGCCGACTTCGCGCAGGACCGTCACATGGAGGGGGCCTTAGAGGAGCTCGGCCTCCCGGTGAACAAGCACGACCTGCCCGACGCCGACGCCGGCGTGGGGGTCTGA
- a CDS encoding DUF6757 family protein, whose product MRCHYCDREATYEAEQRGVVVGLCESHFKQRVEELAESDELAELRDRIDIESSE is encoded by the coding sequence ATGCGGTGTCACTACTGCGACCGAGAGGCCACGTACGAGGCGGAGCAGCGCGGCGTGGTCGTCGGCCTCTGCGAGTCCCACTTCAAACAGCGCGTCGAGGAGCTCGCCGAGTCGGACGAGCTCGCCGAGCTCCGCGACCGGATCGACATCGAGTCCTCGGAGTAG
- a CDS encoding valine--tRNA ligase encodes MPSGEYDPDAVEPRWQRRWVDEETYAYSDDDPVDPNTVFSIDTPPPTVSGSLHMGHLYGFTLQDFVARFERMNGGETFFPFGYDDNGIASERLTEDELDIRHQEFERREFQAKCREVCADYEQQFTENVQSLGVSVDWNHTYQTIEPRVQRVSQLSFVDLYEQGREYREKAPAIWCPECETAISQVETEDDEQGSHFNDIAFPVAGGDGETFTISTTRPELLPACVAVFVHPDDDENQHLVGESAEVPLFGHEVPIIADERVDMETGSGIVMCCTFGDQNDIEWYQVHDLDLRVAIDESGHMTDVAEEYEGLHADAAGEAIVEDLDEAGALLDRRDITHTVNVHERCGTSVEFLVTEQWYIEMLDKTDEYLEVGREMDWSPEKMFTRYEHWVEGLQWDWLISRQRSSGIPFPVWYCADCGEAVIAEKADLPVDPLSDDPPVDACPECGHDEFEPEDDVLDTWATSSLTPLINAGWDWDEAAGEFTMERPELYQFDLRPQGHDIISFWLFHTLVKCYEHTGEVPFEETMINGHVLDENREKMSKSVGNVVEPEAVLEEFPVDATRYWAAGTAVGDDFPFKEKDLRAGEKLIRKLWNASKLVESLAPEPFPAEPNDGLRELDRWLLAELDAEVERLTDLLDDRAFSKARDELRSFFWNTFCDDYLEIAKQREDAAAAYTLRTAHRRFLKLFAPLLAHVTEELWHDMYAGDAAAAGLADGASDSVHLADWPEPLGIEADRDAGTAATAVVGALRKYKSENQLPLTAALDAVEVYADVRGFEDDITGVMHVDDLAVHPDGDAPVETVITGIDLDYATVGPKYGDQVGDIEAALAQEEYELDGDELHVAGVTLVGDEFAVEEERQYQGEGELLQADDVVVIVRNDA; translated from the coding sequence ATGCCCAGTGGTGAGTACGACCCCGACGCCGTCGAGCCGCGCTGGCAGCGGCGCTGGGTCGACGAGGAGACGTACGCCTACTCCGACGACGACCCGGTCGATCCGAACACCGTCTTCTCCATCGACACGCCCCCGCCGACGGTATCGGGGAGCCTCCACATGGGCCACCTGTACGGGTTCACCCTCCAGGACTTCGTCGCGCGCTTCGAGCGCATGAACGGCGGCGAGACGTTCTTCCCGTTCGGCTACGACGACAACGGGATCGCCTCCGAGCGGCTCACCGAGGACGAGCTCGACATCCGCCACCAGGAGTTCGAGCGGCGCGAGTTCCAGGCGAAGTGCCGGGAGGTCTGCGCCGACTACGAGCAGCAGTTCACCGAGAACGTCCAGTCGCTCGGGGTGTCGGTCGACTGGAACCACACGTACCAGACCATCGAGCCGCGCGTCCAGCGCGTCTCCCAGCTCTCGTTCGTCGACCTCTACGAGCAGGGCCGCGAGTACCGCGAGAAGGCGCCCGCGATCTGGTGTCCCGAGTGCGAGACCGCTATCTCGCAGGTCGAGACCGAGGACGACGAGCAGGGCAGCCACTTCAACGACATCGCCTTCCCCGTCGCGGGCGGCGACGGCGAGACCTTCACCATCTCGACGACGCGCCCCGAGCTCCTCCCGGCCTGCGTCGCCGTCTTCGTCCACCCCGACGACGACGAGAACCAGCACCTCGTCGGCGAGTCCGCCGAGGTCCCGCTGTTCGGCCACGAGGTGCCGATCATCGCCGACGAGCGCGTCGACATGGAGACGGGCTCCGGCATCGTGATGTGCTGTACGTTCGGCGACCAGAACGACATCGAGTGGTACCAGGTCCACGACCTGGACCTCCGCGTCGCCATCGACGAGTCCGGGCACATGACGGACGTCGCGGAGGAGTACGAGGGGCTCCACGCCGATGCGGCCGGCGAGGCCATCGTCGAGGACCTCGACGAGGCGGGCGCGCTGCTCGACCGCCGCGACATCACCCACACGGTCAACGTCCACGAGCGCTGCGGGACGAGCGTCGAGTTCCTCGTCACCGAGCAGTGGTACATCGAGATGCTCGACAAGACCGACGAGTACCTCGAGGTCGGCCGGGAGATGGACTGGTCGCCCGAGAAGATGTTCACCCGGTACGAACACTGGGTCGAGGGGCTCCAGTGGGACTGGCTCATCTCCCGCCAGCGCTCGTCGGGCATCCCGTTCCCGGTGTGGTACTGCGCCGACTGCGGCGAGGCGGTCATCGCCGAGAAGGCCGACCTCCCGGTCGACCCGCTCTCCGACGACCCGCCCGTCGACGCCTGTCCCGAGTGCGGGCACGACGAGTTCGAACCCGAAGACGACGTGCTCGACACGTGGGCCACCTCCAGTCTGACCCCGCTCATCAACGCCGGCTGGGACTGGGACGAGGCGGCCGGGGAGTTCACGATGGAGCGCCCGGAGCTGTACCAGTTCGACCTCCGGCCGCAGGGCCACGACATCATCAGCTTCTGGCTGTTCCACACCCTCGTCAAGTGCTACGAGCACACCGGCGAGGTCCCGTTCGAGGAGACGATGATCAACGGGCACGTGCTCGACGAGAACCGCGAGAAGATGTCGAAGTCGGTCGGCAACGTCGTCGAGCCCGAGGCCGTGCTGGAGGAGTTCCCGGTCGACGCCACGCGCTACTGGGCGGCCGGCACCGCCGTCGGCGACGACTTCCCGTTCAAGGAGAAGGACCTCCGCGCGGGCGAGAAGCTGATCCGGAAGCTGTGGAACGCCTCGAAGCTCGTCGAGTCGCTCGCGCCGGAGCCGTTCCCGGCCGAGCCGAACGACGGGCTCCGCGAGCTCGACCGCTGGCTGCTCGCCGAGCTCGACGCCGAGGTCGAGCGGCTCACCGACCTCCTCGACGACCGCGCGTTCTCGAAGGCGCGCGACGAGCTCCGGAGCTTCTTCTGGAACACGTTCTGCGACGACTACCTCGAGATCGCCAAACAGCGCGAGGACGCCGCGGCCGCGTACACGCTCCGCACCGCGCACCGCCGGTTCCTGAAGCTGTTCGCGCCCCTCCTCGCGCACGTCACCGAGGAGCTGTGGCACGACATGTACGCCGGCGACGCGGCGGCGGCCGGGCTCGCGGACGGCGCGAGCGACTCGGTCCACCTCGCCGACTGGCCCGAGCCGCTGGGGATCGAGGCGGACCGCGACGCCGGGACCGCAGCGACCGCGGTCGTCGGCGCGCTCCGCAAGTATAAAAGCGAGAACCAGCTCCCCCTCACCGCCGCGCTCGACGCGGTGGAGGTGTACGCCGACGTGCGCGGGTTCGAGGACGACATCACCGGCGTGATGCACGTCGACGACCTCGCGGTCCACCCGGACGGCGACGCGCCCGTCGAGACGGTGATCACGGGGATCGACCTCGACTACGCCACCGTCGGCCCGAAGTACGGCGACCAGGTCGGCGACATCGAGGCCGCCCTGGCTCAGGAGGAGTACGAACTCGACGGCGACGAGCTTCACGTCGCGGGCGTCACGCTCGTCGGCGACGAGTTCGCGGTCGAGGAAGAGCGGCAGTATCAGGGGGAAGGCGAGCTGCTCCAGGCGGACGACGTGGTCGTCATCGTCCGCAACGACGCGTAA
- a CDS encoding non-histone chromosomal MC1 family protein: protein MVREDGKRNFALREEDGSEPSEFSGNMPRQAALKAARTLDPAPSEEEAERTTLRLREKGTQKVHEYEGWAWKDGAPEVDDAADDFWLNDLDDITKANVSKQGIEYLDEE from the coding sequence ATGGTACGTGAAGACGGTAAGCGAAACTTTGCCCTTCGGGAAGAAGACGGATCGGAACCGAGCGAGTTCTCGGGCAACATGCCGCGTCAGGCGGCGCTCAAGGCAGCTCGGACGCTCGACCCGGCGCCCTCGGAGGAGGAGGCCGAGCGAACGACGCTCAGGCTTCGCGAGAAGGGGACGCAGAAAGTCCACGAGTACGAGGGCTGGGCGTGGAAGGACGGAGCCCCGGAGGTGGACGACGCCGCCGACGACTTCTGGCTCAACGACCTCGACGACATCACCAAAGCCAACGTCTCGAAGCAGGGCATCGAGTACCTCGACGAGGAGTAG
- a CDS encoding SpoVR family protein — translation MRDDRVEAKREAEALDEPAREARELAERLGLKPYPVRYWIVDHDQMNELIAYGGFQRRYPHWRWGMNYERQRKKDRHGLGKAFEIVNNDDPAHAFLQESNSAADQKAVITHVEAHADFFANNEWFGLYADRGEDGPNAAARLERNADRIAAIAKRTDVDRDEVERLIDAVSALEDTIDQHSPVDAARSVEDPGVAADVSDGDEDPLAAIEARIDDLDLSEEVRRDVFDDEWLEARGEGIEPEEPRPDVLAFLRDHGKRYDPESGKAVDREPWETTVIDAIREEAYYFAGQKQTKVMNEGWATYWESVMMGGEGFAGPDEFLTYADHMARVLGSPGLNPYKLGFELWTHVELRAARREVLDKLLRVEGVTPENFHSRIDLDEVADLLEPHPAIAGAGPATLDELAEMAADGDPRVDAEAVDRALSAGDGPEGIDVERYPWKLLTREGLAERHYVLSRPEHRGALRNVSREALEEQARYLFDVDRYETVAAAIDDVDRGAGWERMFEVRESHNDVTFIDAFLTDEFVREGNYFTYEYSRAAGEHRVASVDADDVRKKLLLRFTNFGKPTIVVLDGNFRNRGELLLGHRYNGVALDEERARATLKRVFELWGRPVNLATIRVEYDDGEVRRAKRRGEEPEGTEVGVRFQYDGGEVTEHDLDDAIEARIAADEADYDTKPDDWLA, via the coding sequence ATGAGGGACGACCGCGTCGAGGCGAAACGCGAGGCCGAGGCCCTCGACGAGCCCGCGCGAGAGGCCCGCGAGCTGGCGGAGCGGCTCGGCTTGAAGCCGTACCCGGTCCGGTACTGGATCGTCGACCACGACCAGATGAACGAGCTGATCGCCTACGGCGGGTTCCAGCGGCGCTACCCGCACTGGCGGTGGGGAATGAACTACGAGCGCCAGCGGAAGAAGGACCGCCACGGGCTGGGGAAGGCGTTCGAGATCGTCAACAACGACGACCCGGCGCACGCGTTCCTCCAGGAGTCGAACTCGGCGGCCGACCAGAAGGCCGTGATCACCCACGTGGAGGCGCACGCCGACTTCTTCGCGAACAACGAGTGGTTCGGCCTCTACGCCGACCGCGGCGAGGACGGGCCGAACGCGGCGGCGCGGTTGGAGCGCAACGCCGACCGGATCGCGGCGATCGCGAAGCGGACGGACGTTGACCGCGACGAGGTGGAGCGGCTGATCGACGCCGTGAGCGCGCTCGAAGACACGATCGACCAGCACAGCCCGGTCGACGCCGCCCGCTCCGTGGAGGACCCGGGCGTCGCCGCGGACGTGAGCGACGGCGACGAAGACCCGCTCGCGGCGATCGAAGCCCGGATCGACGACCTCGACCTCTCCGAGGAGGTGCGCCGCGACGTGTTCGACGACGAGTGGCTCGAAGCGAGGGGCGAGGGGATCGAGCCCGAGGAGCCGCGGCCGGACGTGCTCGCGTTCCTGCGCGACCACGGAAAGCGGTACGACCCCGAGAGCGGGAAGGCGGTCGACCGCGAGCCGTGGGAGACGACCGTCATCGACGCGATCCGCGAGGAGGCGTATTACTTCGCCGGCCAGAAGCAGACGAAGGTGATGAACGAGGGGTGGGCGACGTACTGGGAGTCGGTGATGATGGGCGGCGAGGGGTTCGCCGGCCCCGACGAGTTCCTGACGTACGCCGACCACATGGCCCGCGTGCTCGGCTCGCCCGGCCTCAACCCCTACAAGCTCGGGTTCGAGCTGTGGACGCACGTCGAGCTGCGGGCCGCGCGCCGCGAGGTGCTCGACAAGCTGCTCCGGGTCGAGGGCGTGACCCCGGAGAACTTCCACTCCCGGATCGACCTCGACGAGGTCGCCGACCTGCTCGAACCCCACCCGGCGATCGCGGGCGCCGGCCCGGCGACGCTGGACGAGCTCGCCGAGATGGCCGCCGACGGCGACCCGCGGGTCGACGCCGAGGCGGTCGACCGGGCGCTGTCCGCCGGAGACGGGCCCGAGGGGATCGACGTCGAGCGGTACCCGTGGAAGCTGCTCACGCGCGAGGGGCTCGCGGAGCGCCACTACGTCCTCTCGCGGCCGGAACACCGGGGCGCGCTCCGCAACGTCTCCCGGGAGGCGCTCGAAGAGCAGGCCCGGTACCTGTTCGACGTCGACCGGTACGAGACGGTGGCCGCCGCGATCGACGACGTCGACCGCGGGGCGGGCTGGGAGCGCATGTTCGAGGTGCGCGAGAGCCACAACGACGTGACGTTCATCGACGCGTTCCTCACCGACGAGTTCGTCCGCGAGGGGAACTACTTCACCTACGAGTACAGCCGGGCCGCCGGGGAGCACCGCGTCGCCAGCGTCGACGCCGACGACGTGCGCAAGAAGCTTCTCCTCCGGTTCACGAACTTCGGGAAGCCGACGATCGTCGTGCTGGACGGGAACTTCCGGAACCGGGGCGAACTGCTCTTGGGCCACCGGTACAACGGCGTCGCGCTCGACGAGGAGCGCGCGAGGGCGACCCTGAAGCGCGTCTTCGAGCTGTGGGGGCGCCCGGTGAACCTCGCGACGATCCGCGTCGAGTACGACGACGGCGAGGTCCGACGCGCAAAGCGGCGCGGCGAGGAGCCCGAGGGCACCGAGGTCGGCGTCCGCTTCCAGTACGACGGCGGCGAGGTGACCGAACACGACCTCGACGACGCGATCGAGGCGCGGATCGCCGCCGACGAGGCGGACTACGACACGAAGCCCGACGACTGGCTGGCGTGA
- the hemB gene encoding porphobilinogen synthase — protein MDLTDRPRRLRTDGVRPLVAETDLSASDLVAPVFVDATTDERVPIETMPGHERVPVDEAVDRVAEVRETGVEAVILFGVPESKDASGSRAYADDGVVQRAIRRISAETDATVIGDVCLCEYTDHGHCGVIEETAESDPTLTVKNDETLDLLARTAVSQADAGADVVAPSAMTDGQVGAIREALDEAGHEDVAILSYAAKYESAFYGPFRDAADGAPAFGDRRHYQMDPANRREAFREARLDAEQGADVLMVKPGLPYLDIVGDLRREFDRPIAAYNVSGEYAMLHAAAEKGWLDLEATALESLTALKRAGADLIITYFAEDVADHL, from the coding sequence ATGGACCTCACGGACCGGCCGCGCCGCCTCCGGACCGACGGCGTTCGCCCGCTCGTCGCCGAGACCGACCTCTCGGCGTCGGACCTCGTCGCGCCCGTCTTCGTCGACGCCACGACCGACGAGCGCGTGCCAATCGAGACGATGCCCGGCCACGAGCGCGTGCCCGTCGACGAGGCCGTCGACCGCGTCGCCGAGGTACGCGAGACGGGCGTCGAGGCCGTCATCCTCTTCGGCGTCCCCGAGTCAAAGGACGCGTCCGGGAGCCGCGCGTACGCCGACGACGGCGTCGTCCAGCGCGCGATCCGCCGGATCTCGGCCGAGACCGACGCCACCGTGATCGGCGACGTCTGCCTCTGTGAGTACACCGACCACGGCCACTGCGGGGTCATCGAGGAGACCGCCGAGTCGGACCCGACGCTCACCGTCAAGAACGACGAGACGCTCGACCTGCTCGCGCGCACTGCGGTCTCGCAGGCCGACGCGGGCGCGGACGTGGTCGCCCCCTCCGCGATGACCGACGGCCAGGTGGGGGCGATCCGCGAGGCGCTCGACGAGGCGGGCCACGAGGACGTGGCCATCCTGAGCTACGCCGCGAAGTACGAGTCCGCCTTCTACGGCCCCTTCCGCGACGCGGCCGACGGCGCGCCCGCGTTCGGCGACCGCCGGCACTACCAGATGGACCCCGCGAACCGCCGCGAGGCGTTCCGGGAGGCCCGCCTCGACGCCGAGCAGGGCGCCGACGTGCTGATGGTGAAGCCCGGCCTGCCGTACCTCGACATCGTCGGGGACCTCCGGCGGGAGTTCGACCGCCCCATCGCCGCTTACAACGTCTCCGGCGAGTACGCGATGCTCCACGCCGCCGCGGAGAAGGGGTGGCTCGACCTGGAGGCCACCGCGCTGGAGTCGCTCACGGCGCTCAAGCGCGCGGGCGCGGACCTGATCATCACGTACTTCGCCGAGGACGTGGCCGACCATTTATAA
- a CDS encoding alpha/beta hydrolase, with protein MAGRAPGPHAGDDPHGDEPLVTAGASLDDAAAALVLVHGRGATARSVVDLGEQLAGDREAAILAPAAAGNTWYPNSFLAPVADNEPGRSSGLRAVGAAVDRAVDAGIARDRVLVGGFSQGACLASEFVARNPTRYGGLAVFSGGLIGETVAVDDYLAAGDESGDNPLAGTPAFVGCSDVDPHIPEERVHETTDVLEALGADVDERIYEGMGHGINDDEVAAVSELVASLA; from the coding sequence ATGGCCGGCCGCGCCCCGGGTCCGCACGCCGGCGACGACCCGCACGGCGACGAGCCGCTGGTCACGGCCGGCGCGTCGCTCGACGACGCGGCCGCGGCGCTCGTGCTCGTCCACGGCCGCGGCGCGACCGCCCGCAGTGTCGTCGACTTGGGCGAGCAGCTGGCGGGGGACCGAGAGGCGGCGATTCTCGCGCCCGCGGCCGCCGGCAACACCTGGTACCCGAACTCCTTCCTCGCGCCGGTCGCCGACAACGAGCCCGGCCGGAGTTCCGGGCTCCGGGCGGTCGGCGCCGCGGTCGACCGCGCGGTCGACGCCGGGATCGCCCGCGACCGCGTCCTCGTCGGCGGCTTCTCGCAGGGCGCCTGCCTCGCGAGCGAGTTCGTGGCCCGCAACCCGACCCGCTACGGCGGGCTCGCCGTCTTCAGCGGCGGGCTGATCGGCGAGACGGTCGCGGTCGACGACTACCTCGCGGCGGGCGACGAATCGGGCGACAACCCCCTCGCCGGCACCCCGGCGTTCGTCGGGTGTAGCGACGTCGACCCGCACATCCCCGAGGAGCGGGTCCACGAGACGACCGACGTACTGGAGGCGCTCGGCGCCGACGTCGACGAGCGGATCTATGAGGGGATGGGCCACGGGATCAACGACGACGAGGTCGCGGCGGTGTCGGAGCTGGTCGCGTCGCTGGCGTAG
- a CDS encoding quinone-dependent dihydroorotate dehydrogenase: MGAYDLLKPALFRLPPETAHGLVHRLLGGVQGTPVAAALAERYAVDDERLAVDAFGSSFPNPVGVAAGFDKNAHVPRALASLGFGHVEVGGVTAERQPGNPRPRLFRLKADEALVNRMGFNNEGADRVGERLDRDPLPDVPVGINIGKSKSTPLAEAPDDYRYTYERVADAGDYFVVNVSSPNTPGLRELQNREALERILGTLDDAGADPLLVKLSPDLPEPAVEDALGVVDDLDLDGVIATNTTTSRPDSLRSHNRAERGGLSGKPIESLATDRVRFVAERTDVPVIGVGGVSDAAGAYEKIRAGASLVQLYTGLVYEGPGLAREINEGLLELLERDGFDSVGDAVGADL; the protein is encoded by the coding sequence ATGGGCGCGTACGACCTGTTGAAGCCGGCGCTGTTCCGGCTTCCACCCGAGACCGCACACGGACTGGTACATCGACTGCTCGGCGGCGTCCAGGGGACGCCGGTCGCCGCCGCGCTCGCCGAGCGGTACGCGGTCGACGACGAGCGGCTCGCGGTCGACGCGTTCGGGTCGTCGTTCCCGAACCCGGTGGGCGTCGCGGCCGGGTTCGACAAGAACGCGCACGTCCCGCGAGCGCTGGCGTCACTCGGCTTCGGCCACGTCGAGGTCGGCGGCGTCACCGCCGAGCGACAGCCCGGGAATCCGCGACCGCGACTGTTCCGACTGAAGGCGGACGAGGCGCTCGTCAACCGGATGGGGTTCAACAACGAGGGCGCCGACCGCGTCGGGGAGCGCCTCGACCGCGACCCGCTCCCGGACGTGCCGGTCGGGATCAACATCGGGAAGTCGAAGTCGACGCCGCTGGCCGAGGCCCCCGACGACTACCGCTACACGTACGAGCGCGTCGCGGACGCGGGTGACTACTTCGTCGTCAACGTCTCCAGCCCGAACACGCCGGGGCTCCGCGAGCTCCAGAACCGCGAGGCCTTAGAGCGCATCCTCGGGACCCTCGACGACGCCGGCGCGGACCCGCTCCTCGTGAAGCTCTCACCAGACCTCCCGGAGCCGGCGGTCGAGGACGCGCTCGGCGTCGTCGACGACCTCGACCTCGACGGCGTCATCGCGACCAACACGACCACGTCGCGGCCGGACTCGCTGCGGAGCCACAACCGGGCCGAACGCGGCGGCCTCTCGGGGAAGCCGATCGAGTCGCTCGCGACGGATCGGGTGCGGTTCGTCGCGGAGCGCACCGACGTGCCCGTGATCGGCGTGGGCGGCGTCTCGGACGCCGCGGGCGCCTACGAGAAGATACGGGCGGGCGCCTCGCTCGTCCAGCTGTACACGGGCCTCGTCTACGAGGGGCCGGGGCTGGCGCGGGAGATCAACGAGGGGCTGCTCGAACTGCTCGAACGGGACGGGTTCGACTCGGTCGGAGACGCCGTCGGCGCGGACCTGTAA